The Streptomyces sp. NBC_01463 DNA window CCACCAGGCGGTTGAGCTCGGTGAGGTCCTTGGTCGTCAGTGCGTTGCCGAGGCGGGCGAGTGCCTTGCGGACCGTCGAGTCGGCCTTGCGGTCGGCGACGAGGGGGACGATGTGCTGGCCGGGGATCAGGTTCCTGGGGTCGGTGAGGACGACCCAGTGCTCCGCGACGATGTCGGTGTCGGTGGTGAAGAGGTTCGCGACGTCGACGTCGCCCTTCTTCAGGGCGCCCTTGACGAGCGGCCCCGAGGAGTCCAGGGACTTGAACTCCTTGAACTCCACGCCGTACACGTCCTTGAGGCCCACCGCGCCCACCGCGCGCTTCTTGACCTCGGGCGCCGCGCCGATGACGAGCTTGCCGTTGTGTTCGGCGAGGTCGGCCAGGGACGTGAGGCGGTACTTCCGGGCGGTCTCGCGGGTGACGACGAAGGCGTCGGAGTCCTCGGCCGTGCCGTAGGGCAGGATCTGCAG harbors:
- a CDS encoding ABC transporter substrate-binding protein; its protein translation is MNRRTLLGGLFAAASVPALASCSGGITSLDGQGSGGGGGGGGSSKDGVTIGTANFTENQVLGYLYAAALEAAGVKTTVRPNLGTREILIPALKGGDIDLLPEYQGALLHYLDTKATATEEGEMQNALAMALPRGLQILPYGTAEDSDAFVVTRETARKYRLTSLADLAEHNGKLVIGAAPEVKKRAVGAVGLKDVYGVEFKEFKSLDSSGPLVKGALKKGDVDVANLFTTDTDIVAEHWVVLTDPRNLIPGQHIVPLVADRKADSTVRKALARLGNALTTKDLTELNRLVDKDKKDPEDVANDWAAQHGIKK